The following are from one region of the Centropristis striata isolate RG_2023a ecotype Rhode Island chromosome 19, C.striata_1.0, whole genome shotgun sequence genome:
- the phpt1 gene encoding 14 kDa phosphohistidine phosphatase — MCSQTRAAALMADLPRADIDPSGVFKYVLIRVHSREEGDDSELDIVRGYGWAEFHADIYDKVSEELEKGGQLDCECVGGGRIKHDAEAKKLHVYGYSIGFGRANHAVTTEKLKEQYPDYEVTWDNEGY, encoded by the exons ATGTGTTCTCAGACTAGAGCCGCGGCTCTGATGGCGGACCTCCCCCGGGCTGACATCGACCCGTCCGGGGTCTTCAAGTACGTCCTGATCCGGGTCCACAGCCGGGAGGAGGGGGACGACTCGGAGCTGGACATAGTCCGAGGCTACGGCTGGGCCGAGTTCCACG CTGATATCTATGACAAAGTTTCTGAGGAGCTGGAGAAAGGAGGCCAGCTGGACTGTGAGTGTGTCGGAGGGGGAAGAATCAAACACGACGCTGAGGCCAAGAAGCTCCACGTCTACGGATACTCTATC GGATTTGGAAGAGCGAACCACGCAGTAACCACTGAGAAACTGAAGGAACAGTATCCAGACTACGAGGTGACCTGGGACAACGAAGGATACTGA